The following are encoded in a window of Vigna unguiculata cultivar IT97K-499-35 chromosome 8, ASM411807v1, whole genome shotgun sequence genomic DNA:
- the LOC114194538 gene encoding glucan endo-1,3-beta-glucosidase 7-like, whose translation MANSLAILLQFLPFFLVFNHASSESFIGVNYGQVADNLPPPSATAKLLQSTAIGKVRLYGTDPAIIKALANTGIGIVIGAANGDIPGLASDPNFAKTWVNTNVVPYYPASNIILVTVGNEVITSNDAGLVNQMLPAIQNVQGALEAASLGGKIKVSTVHSMAVLRDSEPPSAGRFHPEYDTVLQGLLSFNNATGSPFAINPYPYFAYRSDPGRADNLAFCLFQPNAGRIDSNTNIKYMNMFDAQVDAVRSALDSLGFKNVEIVVAETGWPYKGDSNEAGPSLENAKAYNGNLIAHLRSMVGTPLMPGKSVDTYLFALYDEDLKPGAASERAFGLFNPDQTMIYDAGLTKQQQTSSPVPVVAPTTPDVSKSPMTPKPTTVPSPTKTNSSATWCVPKAGVSEEQLQANLDYACGQGIDCAAIQQGGACFEPNTLLNHAAYAMNLLYQTAGRNPLSCDFSQTAMLSTNNPSYKSCLYAGGNA comes from the exons ATGGCAAATTCGCTCGCTATTCTTCTTCagtttcttcctttctttcttgTATTTAACCATGCAA GTTCGGAGTCGTTCATCGGCGTGAACTATGGGCAAGTCGCCGACAACCTGCCGCCGCCTTCGGCGACGGCGAAGCTGCTCCAATCGACGGCGATAGGGAAAGTGCGGTTGTACGGAACCGACCCGGCGATCATAAAAGCGCTGGCGAACACGGGAATAGGAATCGTGATCGGCGCGGCGAACGGCGACATACCGGGCCTGGCGTCGGACCCGAACTTCGCGAAAACGTGGGTGAACACCAACGTGGTGCCGTACTATCCCGCGAGCAACATCATCCTCGTGACTGTTGGCAACGAAGTGATAACCTCGAACGACGCGGGCCTCGTGAACCAGATGCTGCCGGCGATCCAGAACGTGCAGGGCGCGCTGGAGGCGGCCTCTCTCGGCGGCAAGATCAAGGTGTCGACGGTGCACTCGATGGCGGTTCTGAGGGACTCGGAGCCTCCCTCCGCCGGAAGGTTCCACCCTGAGTACGACACCGTTTTGCAGGGGCTGTTGTCGTTTAACAATGCCACGGGCTCGCCCTTCGCCATCAACCCTTATCCCTACTTCGCCTACAGAAGCGACCCTGGCAGAGCCGATAACCTTGCTTTCTGCCTCTTTCAGCCTAACGCCGGCCGAATTGACTCTAACACCAACATCAAGTACATGAACATGTTCGATGCTCAG GTGGATGCGGTTCGATCAGCGTTGGATTCTCTGGGGTTTAAGAATGTTGAGATTGTGGTTGCAGAGACAGGATGGCCCTACAAGGGAGACAGCAATGAAGCTGGTCCAAGTCTTGAGAATGCTAAGGCTTATAATGGTAATCTCATTGCACACCTTCGATCTATGGTTGGGACTCCATTGATGCCTGGAAAATCAGTGGACACGTACCTGTTTGCTCTGTATGATGAAGACTTGAAGCCCGGTGCTGCTTCTGAGAGAGCCTTTGGACTCTTCAACCCTGATCAAACCATGATCTATGATGCAGGCCTCACCAAACAGCAACAAACCAGTAGCCCCGTGCCAGTAGTTGCTCCG ACCACTCCGGATGTGTCAAAATCTCCCATGACTCCAAAGCCAACAACAGTTCCAAGTCCAACCAAAACAAATAGTAGTGCAACCTGGTGTGTGCCGAAAGCAGGAGTGTCAGAGGAACAGTTGCAAGCAAATTTGGACTATGCTTGTGGGCAGGGGATTGATTGTGCTGCAATTCAACAAGGAGGTGCTTGTTTTGAACCTAACACTTTACTAAACCATGCTGCATATGCCATGAATCTATTGTATCAAACTGCTGGACGGAATCCATTGAGTTGTGATTTCTCGCAAACAGCCATGTTATCAACAAATAATCCAA GTTACAAGAGTTGTCTTTATGCCGGTGGAAATGCCTAA